From Chloroflexota bacterium:
ATGCTCGAATTCCCTTCGCGGTGCGCTTTGGCGGCGAAACGGGGGCCTTCCCGATACAGGAGCACATCCCCGCCGCATTGGCGATCGTCTATCAGGCGGTGGCCGATTTGTATGGGGAACGCGTTCCGTTGGAAGAGCTGGTCACACGCAAGCGGCTCGCGCGCGAACCCGAGGAATACACCGGCCAATCGGAGCCCGCCAAAGCTGCGCTGCAGTTGCGCGCTGCCGGGATCGATGTGCGCGTCGGCCAGCGCATTCCGATGATCTATATTAAAGGAAGGAAGCCCGGTGTTTCAGCCTGGGGATTGCCCGAACGCCCGCAATGGCAGCAGGTCGACAAAGCCCGTTATCGCGACTTACTGATCCGCTCCGTCTTCCAGGTGCTGCAGCCGTTGGGGATGAATGAAGGCGATCTCGCCAGCCTGGTGATCGGCGGTGGGTATCAACTCGCGCTCTGGCCGGAAGAAGAAACATGTGAAGGGGAAGCAGGCGATGACGACTCCCTCACCGACGAACTCTTTGGAGACAGCACACATACTGGGAGAATGGAATGACCACCAAAGACAAGAACACAGAAGTGAAACAATCGACAGCCTCACAGCAACGCGTGGACGCGTTCAGTCGTGAATTAGCCCTTGTCCTGCGACGCATCACGGATCGCACACCGGAAAGGGGATCCGATCAACGGCTGCCAAACCCCGTTCCCGAACCCCCGCGCGTCGCACAGGAGAATGACGATGAAAAGCGATGAACTGCAACTACCCCAATCCGCTGGAGAGTTATCCAGAGATTTATCCGGGATGTTCACTGCCAATCCAAACCAGATCGACCAAAAAGTGTGGGCTGTTTATGTGCGCATTTCGCGTGAAGACAAGCGCCGCTATCAATATTCCAAAGATACCCAGCCCGATGAGGCTGAGGCCTATGCCCGGAAGCACGGTTCGGGAACGGTGGTGATCTACAAGGATTGGGATTATTCCGGCAAGAACAGCAAGCGCCCGGAATTCCAACGCCTGCGCAAGGATATCATCGCCGGGCGCGTGGACGTACTCGTCATTCCACGCCTGGATCGCTTGTATCGCAATCTGGAATCGCAACTGCGCTATATCCGCTTTCTAAAAAACTACAACGTCGAACTGGTCAGCCTGACGGAGCGCATTGAAATGCATACCTGGTGGGGGCGGCTGGTGTTGTATGTTTTGGGTGCACTGGCAGAGATGTATGTCTGGCAGACCAGTGAACGCACGCGCACGGCCCTGACGGCGCGTTTGCGCAGCGGGCTGCCGAATGGCGATCTGCTGCTGGGTTACTGCAACGGTCTGTGTTCTACCTGCACGGATCCCAACGGGGGTGCGTATTGTCCCTTGTTGGGTGGGTCGGATCGGGCGGATAGCCAGCGCGGGCGCATTGCGGTGCCGCATCCAGTGGATCGCTATGCCGCGGTTTGGATTCACAACAGCTACAGCCAGGGCATGAGCGACAAGGAAATTGCCGATTACCTCAATTATCATGATTTCATCCTGCCAGATGGGACGCGCGTCCATTTCCGCACCCGCGGTCAAAAACGGGAGCGCAAATTACCCTTAGTGGAGCAGAACCGCCGCTTCAAGCGCGACAGTATTCGGGCGATTGTACGCAATCCGTTCTATGCCGGGATGGTGGCACGCTACCCGCGTCCGGATTTCAGCCTGGAAGATAACCTGAATCACCCCGATCAAATTCGCGCGCCCCGCCCGGCGCAAAATCAGCGAGAAATTCAGGAAATGCACCCGGGACTGCATCAACCCCTGATTGCGTTGTCGCTCTGGAAGGAAAATCAGGCCCAGCGGGAAGGCCGCTACCGCACCCCAAACAGTCAGAAGCGAAAAGCCCGGGTCTATGCCCTGACCGGGGTGGGGCACTGCTGGGAATGCTATGATCAGGAGCAACGTTTGGAAACGCTGCGCGGCTCATCGGATAAGGGCAAGCAGCAGTACCGTTGTGCGATGACGTTGAAAAGCGTGAAACGAAATGCGTTGAATACCCCTGATGCTCCCCGGTTGTCATCGGAATCGCTGGCGATGGAAGCCCATTCGATTCCTGGCAAAAACAAGGTTGTCAAACGGCATAAGCTGCTCCGCGCCGAGAAACTCGAACTACAAGCCGATCAA
This genomic window contains:
- a CDS encoding recombinase family protein, giving the protein MKSDELQLPQSAGELSRDLSGMFTANPNQIDQKVWAVYVRISREDKRRYQYSKDTQPDEAEAYARKHGSGTVVIYKDWDYSGKNSKRPEFQRLRKDIIAGRVDVLVIPRLDRLYRNLESQLRYIRFLKNYNVELVSLTERIEMHTWWGRLVLYVLGALAEMYVWQTSERTRTALTARLRSGLPNGDLLLGYCNGLCSTCTDPNGGAYCPLLGGSDRADSQRGRIAVPHPVDRYAAVWIHNSYSQGMSDKEIADYLNYHDFILPDGTRVHFRTRGQKRERKLPLVEQNRRFKRDSIRAIVRNPFYAGMVARYPRPDFSLEDNLNHPDQIRAPRPAQNQREIQEMHPGLHQPLIALSLWKENQAQREGRYRTPNSQKRKARVYALTGVGHCWECYDQEQRLETLRGSSDKGKQQYRCAMTLKSVKRNALNTPDAPRLSSESLAMEAHSIPGKNKVVKRHKLLRAEKLELQADQWMSRLVIPPDWHDWIAAYYLSDDGMAEFEYEGHNLRQAMDRYQQLYLAGRVSKAELDVQTQHLSRQLERLRPSVQREAAEIQPFLSDFSAIWSQMTNAERRRMLGLLFAGLYFDREGELRKIAAHSPFDSLLGLPEGGAILER